ATCTGTGTAGATATGATATGATTCTCCGTAGAATATAATTAAATCAAGCCCATTATGCCAGAAACTGTTATCCAGCAGAACATCACCGTGGAAGACGGTGGTCAATTAGTGACGGTTCTTAAGCACTCGAAGTACCTAACGAAAATGCCCCATTTCAGAATTTTTAATGAAGGATTGACTAATGTCATTCTTGATGAAGACCTTACACAGCAAGACTTTAAGGTACTTCTCTATGTGCTTAACAACATGGAATATGAGAATTTATTCCAGCAAAGCCAGGGGGCGATCGCCGAGGCCCTGGGAATGCAACAGCCGAATATTTCAAAGGCAATGAAGAAGTTAATCGCTAAGGATTTTATTCGGATTATCGGCAATATCGGTCGTCAGAACGTTTACCGAATCAGCCCGTATCTAGCACTTAAGAGCCGAGCTAAGAACCTGGCCCCCATGCTGACAGAGTGGGACGGAATAGAAACAGCCTAGATGGATGCCGGGGGCGTTCCCCCGGCGACCCCCCCATTGACCGTTTTTATGGGGCAAGCTCAGCAGGGAACCAAAAAAGCGTAGTCTGAGACTACATTAAAGCTGTAACAAGTTTTAAAAACCAATGTGAAAGGGTAGGGTATCCGACACCGGAGATAATTCCCTACCCTTTGAGTCTGCATCGCAAGCCCGCCCGGTTGACAAACGGTCAGAAGTCAGAGCCGAGTTAAGTTGATTATAACATATATTTTAGTTGTGACAAGTATTGACAAAAGTTGTTGCAGGTTAATATAATGGCATAATATAAAGCTGTTACAGGTTAATACATTTATTGGACTAAACCTGTGACAGGTTAGCCATAAACTTGTGACAAATATGGTAATAGACCATAAACCAGTGGGAGGTCGAGGACTCAAGGCCCCCTACCAAACCAAGACAGTAAGAGTCCCCTTGCCTGTCGTCCCCGTTGTTGAAAACGTGATAGACCATTATCGGGCCAAAGATGAAGTGCTAAATTTTGCTAGTAGTACATTAAGCTTTGATCAGGCATTAGCTCAAGCCCGCTCAATTTATAAGAGCCGGGAAGGGAGAACTAAATCAGCCAAACAGTCAATGGAAAAACTGTTACAGGTTATTTATGGAGTAGAAACACAGCTCTAAGTGTATGAATTTCGCACAATTGCCCCCTGCTGAGCTTGCCCCCAAGAAACGGTCAATCAGGGGGGGTATGGGGGGAACGCCCCCCATACCACTTCAGAAGGGATGGAGGGCATGACTTTTCAGACTTTTAGCTTAGCGTGCTCACAAAAACTCA
The window above is part of the Synechocystis sp. PCC 7338 genome. Proteins encoded here:
- a CDS encoding helix-turn-helix domain-containing protein; the encoded protein is MPETVIQQNITVEDGGQLVTVLKHSKYLTKMPHFRIFNEGLTNVILDEDLTQQDFKVLLYVLNNMEYENLFQQSQGAIAEALGMQQPNISKAMKKLIAKDFIRIIGNIGRQNVYRISPYLALKSRAKNLAPMLTEWDGIETA